TTTCCGTGGATTCGACGAGCGGGTAGTCCCCGGCATCGAGGAAATGGATCTCGGCCCCCAGCGCGGCCGCCGCCGCCTCCGCCTCGCCGCGCCGGATCGCCTTGATCTGCGCCAGATCCTTGCCCGCCAGCCACTGCGACGCGGACTCGCCGCGCTCGCCGTAGGAGACGCACACCACCGTCGCCCGCTCGCCGCGCATCGTGGCCGCGGCGATCGCCCCGCCCGCGCGCCAGACGAAGTCACCTGCGTGGGCGCTCACCACCAGCAGTGAGGGTGTTGTGTCGGCCACGCGGTGCTCCTGTCCGATCGGTGATGCCAGCGAACCACACCCCTGGCGCAATGGTCAAGATTTTGGTTACAATCCTGTAGACCCCGAATCACTCTGGACATAGGGAAATGACGTTCCCGGTGCATCGTGGTCGGACCACGACGACGAAGTTGAAGGGAACACCCATGGCCGAGAATCTGCAGGACGTGCTGGATGAGGCCGGAAGTGCGGTGGAGTTGCTGCGCAACTCGCAGCTCGGGACGTACATCTATCCGGTGGTTCCCGCCGAGTTCACCAACTGGCGCCGTGAGCAGAAGTCCTGGCGCCAGAGTGCGGTCCTGTTCGACCAGTCGCACCACATGGTCAACTTCTTCATGTCGGGGCCGGACGCGCTGAAGCTGCTGTCCGAGACGGGAATCAACAGTTTCGCGAACTTTCCGCTGAACACGGCGAAGCAGTTCGTGCCGACGGCGTCCAACGGCGGTGTGATCGGGGACGGCATCCTGTTCCACGAGGGTGAGGACGAGTACGTGTACGTGGGTCGCGCGCCGGGCGCGAACTGGCTGCAGTTCCACGCCGAGACCGGGGGCTACGACGTCGAGGTCCGCTACGACGATCGTTCCCCGTCGCGCCCGTACGGAGCCGCGGTCGACCGCGAGTACTACCGGTTCCAGATCCAGGGCCCGAATGCGTGGCAGATCATCGAGAAGCTCAATGGCGGGGCATTGGAGAAGGTGCGCTTCTTCCATATGGGTGAGATGACGATCGCGGGCGAGCAGGTTCGCACGCTGCGCCACGGGATGGCCGGTGCGCCGGGTCTGGAGCTGTGGGGCCCCTACGAGCAGCACGGGAAGATCCGCGACGCGATCCTCGAGGCCGGTCGCGAGTTCGGCATCGAGCCGTGCGGTTCCCGTGCATACTCCTCGAACACCCTCGAGTCGGGGTGGATCCCCTCGCCGCTGCCTGCCATCTACTCCAGCGACGCGGAGCGCGCGTACCGTGAATGGCTGCCCGCGAACAGCTACGAGGCGATCAACGCCCTGGCCGGCTCGTTCGTCTCCGCGGACATCGAGGACTACTACCTGAACCCGTGGGAGCTGGGCTACGGGTCGTTCGTGAAGTTCGACCACGACTTCATCGGTCGTGACGCGCTGGAGAAGATCGACCCGGCTGCGCAGCGCAAGAAGGTCACGCTCGCCTGGA
This portion of the Microbacterium pygmaeum genome encodes:
- the ligM gene encoding vanillate/3-O-methylgallate O-demethylase, which translates into the protein MAENLQDVLDEAGSAVELLRNSQLGTYIYPVVPAEFTNWRREQKSWRQSAVLFDQSHHMVNFFMSGPDALKLLSETGINSFANFPLNTAKQFVPTASNGGVIGDGILFHEGEDEYVYVGRAPGANWLQFHAETGGYDVEVRYDDRSPSRPYGAAVDREYYRFQIQGPNAWQIIEKLNGGALEKVRFFHMGEMTIAGEQVRTLRHGMAGAPGLELWGPYEQHGKIRDAILEAGREFGIEPCGSRAYSSNTLESGWIPSPLPAIYSSDAERAYREWLPANSYEAINALAGSFVSADIEDYYLNPWELGYGSFVKFDHDFIGRDALEKIDPAAQRKKVTLAWNDEDLAKLLTTPIDRDGTGYQVFDLPNANYGSSNYDAVIDANGDTVGLSLFTGVTANEKRGLSLATVDADVPIGAEVRVVWGEPDGGTRKTTVEPHEQLAVRAVVSPVPYAVTARTEYHGGWRTAAVNA